The genomic DNA AAGAATGCAAGAAGATTACGCAATAGATGATGGGGCAGCTCTGCATTTTATAGATGAATCTCGATTTCACTCTGTCAGTTCAAGACCAAAAGCAAGGTCATACTTTGTTAGATGTAATAATGATGGGGTTATAGAAGAAGAGATACATACAACATACCTAAAAACAGTAAAAAGCTGATTCTGACCTCGTCGAGTAAATGAGGTACTGGAATCAGCTTTTTCCTTATAGATTAATATGTTCAATGTACTTGACGCTTTGGTCGAACCACTCTCTGGAGAGACGATTGAAAATCCGGCTTGATCCAGTCGTATAGAAACGATGTTCCGGAAGCTGGTCTCCTATATTCAAAAGGTTATTATAATAGAGAATCGTACTTACTTCACGAGCCGTTTCTTCGCCAGAAGAAATGATCGATACACCCTTGCCCATAACCCTTTTGATCAAAGGCATAAGAATGGGGTAATGTGTACATCCAAGAATCAACGTATCAATAGGTAAGTCCAACAAAGGCGTTAACCGTTGATGGACAATACGTAACGTATCTCGATCATGGATCATACCATTTTCTACAATCGGCACAAATTCAGGACAGGCAAGGCTATGCACGGTCACTTTACTATCTATGCTGTGCAATGCATTCACATATGCCCCACTGTTTATCGTTCCAACTGTTCCGATGACCCCGATTTGCCGGTTGTTGGTCACTTTAATCGCCGCTCTTGCTCCGGGATGGATGACACCTACAACAGGAATATCCAACTTCTCTTGTGCTTCTTCTAATACAGCCGCCGTAGCGGTATTACATGCAATAACAAGAAGTTTAACATCCTTTTCAAGAAGATAGTGGATCATGTTCCACGTGTATGTCCTCACTTCTTGCAACGGGCGGGGGCCATATGGGCAGCGTGCCGTATCACCCAAATAAAAGATTTTCTCTTTCGGTAGCTGTCGCATTACTTCCCTCGCTACCGTCATTCCTCCAACCCCAGAATCAATAATGCCTATCGGTCTTTTCAAATGAACCCCTCAATTTCTATGTAGGTCTAGTTGGTCTCAACCGAATTCATCTTGTCATAAAGAAGATGCAAGCTTTGGTGCAGACTTTCCATTTCTTCATCAGAAAGCTGCTCTGTCAAAGCTTTGAGATAATTCTGTCTACGCTTGATGACCTCTTCTATTATTTCGTACCCTTTTTCGAGTTTCTGTATTCTTACGACACGGCGATCCTTAGGATCACGTATACGTCTTACGAGTCCGTTTTTTTCCATACGGTCGATTAAATCGGTGGTCGTACTGTATGCTAAGTACATTTTATTCGACAGGTCCCCGATTGTCATTTCATTTTGTTCAAATAACCATTGCAGGGCCACGAATTGCGGTGGTGTTATGGAGAAATCATTGAGGATTTCTCTACCTTTTTGTTTTATATGAGCTGAAATCATTCGTAATGCCTTTTCCATTTCGTTGATCTTCACTTCTTTTGATTGCAAAGACGTAACCTCCTGAATAAACTGTTATTTCTATTTTGATTGGTTTACGACTTTTTTTCAACTCTTATTAATTTGTGTTTCCAACTATCGTGTTGATTCATGGAATTGTTTTGTGCTCAATTCTTGTAAAAACACTATTTGGGGGATCGAATAACCGCCCTTCTGTCCCTAATCTCTGCAAAAATGAATCAAAAAAGCCTGACTCGAATTTCGAGTCAGGCTACTTTCTTTATTTTAGAAAATGTTCTTGAACATAGTCTTTCACTTTTTCATCAGAATCCAACTGAAGGATCGTATCTACATGATTCGCAATCGTTTCCTTCTCCAATTGGAGCAACTGAGATCGCGCCGGAAGCACGGATGTGGCACTCATGCTGAATTCGTCCAGACCGAGTCCAAGAAGGATTGGTATGGCGATTTCGTCACCGGCCATCTCTCCACACATACCTGCCCATTTGCCTTCTTTATGGGCAGCATCAATAACATTCTTAACCAATCGTAAAATGGCTGGATTATATGGTTGATACAAGTAAGACACTTGTTCGTTCATACGGTCAGCTGCCATTGTATATTGGATCAGGTCGTTCGTGCCGATACTGAAGAAATCCACTTCCTTTGCGAAAATATCCGCCATTACCGCTGTTGAAGGAATTTCAACCATCATGCCGATTTCGATTTCATCAGAAACATCGGTTCCCTGTTCGACGAGCTTAGCCTTTTCATCTAAGAGGATCTCTTTTGCCTGAAGGAATTCCTGAAGGGTTGCAATCATCGGGAACATGATCTTCAAGTTACCGTAAGAGCTTGCGCGTAATAACGCACGGAGCTGTGTACGGAAGATGTCTTGTTGATCGAGACATAGTCGGATTGCACGGTAACCTAGGAAAGGATTCAGCTCCTTCGGAAGGTCCAAATATGGAAGCTCCTTGTCCCCGCCGACATCTAAAGTACGGATGACGACCGGCTTCCCTTCCATTTTCGAGAGTACTTCCTTATAAGCCTCGAATTGTTCTTCCTCAGTTGGGAGTTGGTCACGGTTCATGTATAGGAACTCAGTACGGTAAAGACCAATTCCTTCTGCGCCATTATTAAGCACTCCAGGAAGATCCTTTGGCGTTCCAATATTCGCTGCTAACTCAACATGAACCTCATCTGCCGTTACAGTGCGTTCATTGACAAGTTTAGCCCATTCCTTCTTCTGCTCTTCGTATCTCTCTTGTTTTCGTACATACTTCGCAAGCTCATCTTCAGTCGGATCAATGATCACTTCACCGTCGATTCCATCGATAATGATCATCGTACCGTTATCAACAGATTCCGTAATCGTCTTCGTCCCTACGACGGATGGGATTTCCATCGATCTTGCCATGATGGCGGAATGCGATGTACGCCCTCCGATATCTGTTGCAAATCCTTTTACAAATTTGCGATTCAATTGTGCTGTATCAGAAGGAGT from Pseudalkalibacillus sp. SCS-8 includes the following:
- the ptsP gene encoding phosphoenolpyruvate--protein phosphotransferase, with the translated sequence MSKRITGIGASAGIAIAKAFKLENPVLDVEKKKIENPADEVERFDAAIAKSKEELEAIKTHAEKELGEDKAAIFAAHLLVLQDPELIDNVKGKINEENVNAESALDDVTSMFISMFENMDNEYMKERAADIRDVRKRILAHLMGIEFKTPSMITDEVIILADDLTPSDTAQLNRKFVKGFATDIGGRTSHSAIMARSMEIPSVVGTKTITESVDNGTMIIIDGIDGEVIIDPTEDELAKYVRKQERYEEQKKEWAKLVNERTVTADEVHVELAANIGTPKDLPGVLNNGAEGIGLYRTEFLYMNRDQLPTEEEQFEAYKEVLSKMEGKPVVIRTLDVGGDKELPYLDLPKELNPFLGYRAIRLCLDQQDIFRTQLRALLRASSYGNLKIMFPMIATLQEFLQAKEILLDEKAKLVEQGTDVSDEIEIGMMVEIPSTAVMADIFAKEVDFFSIGTNDLIQYTMAADRMNEQVSYLYQPYNPAILRLVKNVIDAAHKEGKWAGMCGEMAGDEIAIPILLGLGLDEFSMSATSVLPARSQLLQLEKETIANHVDTILQLDSDEKVKDYVQEHFLK
- the racE gene encoding glutamate racemase, with product MTVAREVMRQLPKEKIFYLGDTARCPYGPRPLQEVRTYTWNMIHYLLEKDVKLLVIACNTATAAVLEEAQEKLDIPVVGVIHPGARAAIKVTNNRQIGVIGTVGTINSGAYVNALHSIDSKVTVHSLACPEFVPIVENGMIHDRDTLRIVHQRLTPLLDLPIDTLILGCTHYPILMPLIKRVMGKGVSIISSGEETAREVSTILYYNNLLNIGDQLPEHRFYTTGSSRIFNRLSREWFDQSVKYIEHINL
- a CDS encoding MarR family transcriptional regulator; protein product: MEKALRMISAHIKQKGREILNDFSITPPQFVALQWLFEQNEMTIGDLSNKMYLAYSTTTDLIDRMEKNGLVRRIRDPKDRRVVRIQKLEKGYEIIEEVIKRRQNYLKALTEQLSDEEMESLHQSLHLLYDKMNSVETN